In Romeriopsis navalis LEGE 11480, the following proteins share a genomic window:
- a CDS encoding FAD-dependent oxidoreductase, with protein sequence MVEPIKTEVLVVGGGTGGTAAAIQAARRGAQTVLVSEFDWLGGMLTSAGVTAPDGNELEALQTGIWGAFLGALRDRQPGGLDNAWVSCFTYDAKVGAAIFAEWVAALPNLRWITGQRPQAVSSVEQRITGVTFPDYAIQADVTIDGTELGELLALGDIPHRWGWELKSEFNEPSAPDTWNQLTATYPIQVPTWVVVMQDFGEGNQAPPIPAPLNYNPARFHDAWSCYGGETFLNYGRLPGDRFMINWPIHGNDYGEGVDRLLGNPTDRQAFHQEALWHSLGFAHLIQTTIDQRYGLALGSFPWSVQQQQQYDLPAELLSAFALHPYHRESRRIVGLKTVREQDLLPVGKAQKVAALPIATSASGCENVEADCDAIAMGNYVLDHHYPSGDIALSKKSMQWGGRWTGTPFTIPYRSLVPQSIDGFLACEKNIAVTHLANGATRLQPLVLGIGQAAGMAAALCVEQQCQPRQLAPRDVQTALLQDKQAPAGVIPLLNQRIRDHQWAHWQNYYLDHPESYPNDGNAPTIHSETVSDTIHPREDTLHLQGIFRRLAAQKYSFELNGAEWQLISLSSTVQDQLSMCLNEQKITLSGQQNFAGKWILVTQIHDFHSP encoded by the coding sequence ATGGTAGAACCGATCAAAACCGAAGTCCTGGTCGTTGGTGGTGGAACGGGTGGGACAGCCGCGGCGATTCAAGCGGCGCGGCGCGGTGCCCAGACTGTTTTGGTCAGTGAGTTTGATTGGTTAGGGGGAATGTTGACCAGTGCGGGGGTAACGGCGCCCGATGGCAATGAGCTAGAAGCCCTGCAAACTGGGATTTGGGGTGCCTTTCTTGGAGCCTTACGCGATCGACAACCCGGTGGCCTCGACAATGCCTGGGTCAGCTGCTTCACCTATGATGCCAAAGTTGGTGCCGCAATCTTTGCGGAATGGGTGGCCGCTCTCCCCAATCTGCGGTGGATTACAGGTCAGCGCCCCCAAGCCGTATCCAGCGTTGAACAACGCATTACAGGGGTGACCTTTCCGGATTATGCGATCCAAGCGGATGTGACGATCGACGGCACGGAACTCGGTGAACTTTTAGCCCTCGGTGATATTCCCCATCGCTGGGGCTGGGAACTCAAATCCGAATTTAATGAACCCAGTGCACCAGATACTTGGAATCAATTAACCGCGACCTATCCGATTCAAGTACCGACTTGGGTCGTGGTGATGCAGGACTTTGGTGAAGGGAATCAAGCGCCACCGATTCCCGCTCCCCTGAACTATAATCCGGCGCGGTTCCATGATGCCTGGTCCTGCTATGGCGGTGAGACATTTCTGAACTACGGTCGGCTGCCGGGAGATCGGTTCATGATCAATTGGCCAATTCATGGCAATGACTATGGCGAAGGGGTCGATCGTTTGTTGGGCAATCCGACCGATCGCCAAGCATTTCATCAAGAAGCTCTTTGGCATAGCTTGGGCTTTGCGCACCTCATTCAAACCACGATCGATCAACGCTATGGTCTGGCACTGGGGAGTTTTCCTTGGAGCGTTCAGCAGCAACAGCAATACGATCTCCCCGCAGAATTACTCTCAGCCTTTGCGCTGCATCCGTATCATCGTGAGAGCCGTCGGATCGTCGGTCTGAAGACGGTACGCGAACAGGATTTACTCCCCGTTGGCAAGGCTCAGAAGGTGGCGGCGCTACCGATTGCGACCAGTGCTTCTGGCTGTGAAAATGTCGAGGCTGACTGCGATGCGATCGCCATGGGGAACTACGTGCTGGATCATCACTACCCCAGTGGCGATATTGCACTGTCGAAAAAATCGATGCAATGGGGCGGGCGTTGGACGGGGACACCCTTTACGATTCCCTACCGCAGTCTTGTGCCCCAGTCGATCGATGGATTCCTGGCTTGCGAAAAAAATATTGCGGTTACCCATCTTGCGAACGGTGCAACCCGCTTACAACCGTTGGTCTTAGGTATCGGTCAAGCCGCTGGCATGGCCGCGGCACTCTGCGTGGAACAGCAGTGCCAGCCACGTCAACTTGCACCCCGCGACGTTCAAACGGCTTTATTGCAAGATAAACAGGCGCCAGCAGGCGTTATTCCACTGCTGAACCAGAGAATTCGCGATCATCAATGGGCACATTGGCAAAATTATTACCTGGATCATCCAGAAAGCTATCCCAATGATGGCAATGCCCCGACAATTCATTCGGAAACAGTATCTGACACAATCCACCCAAGGGAGGATACGCTGCATCTCCAAGGCATATTCCGACGTTTAGCCGCGCAAAAATATAGCTTCGAACTCAATGGTGCGGAATGGCAGCTTATTAGCCTCAGTAGCACCGTCCAAGATCAGCTTTCTATGTGTCTAAACGAACAAAAAATCACCCTGTCTGGTCAGCAAAATTTCGCAGGAAAATGGATCCTGGTGACGCAAATTCATGATTTCCATAGCCCCTAA
- a CDS encoding HAD family hydrolase — protein sequence MSVSFAVWEELNYLFPFLYLGHDNLGSPLHRVLLLQQQVSQVSSQPELLALDFDGVLCDGLREYFQTAWQAHCELWIASSCPTPPDGITEAFYRLRPIVETGWEMPVIIHALRSGFSEAEILQDWANISIELLQQQQLSPQTVGAVVDQVRDQAIQHRLSNWLGQHRFYPGVIDRLQQVENFVIISTKEGRFIQQLLADAGIAIQPKQLFGKEQKRPKYEILRELKHQYQSIWFIEDRCKTLHKVMQQDDLNDVVLFLADWGYNLAEERDQANTSDRLHLIGLEQFAAPFEHWL from the coding sequence GTGTCTGTTTCCTTTGCAGTGTGGGAAGAGTTGAACTATCTCTTCCCATTCTTGTATCTGGGTCATGACAATTTAGGTTCGCCGTTACATCGAGTTTTATTGCTTCAGCAGCAGGTGTCTCAAGTGTCCAGTCAGCCAGAACTATTAGCCTTAGATTTTGATGGCGTCTTGTGCGATGGTCTGCGGGAGTATTTCCAAACAGCTTGGCAGGCTCACTGCGAATTATGGATTGCGTCGAGCTGTCCTACACCACCGGATGGTATTACGGAGGCGTTCTACCGCTTACGCCCGATCGTTGAAACGGGCTGGGAAATGCCGGTGATTATTCATGCACTACGATCGGGCTTTTCGGAAGCAGAAATCCTCCAAGATTGGGCGAATATCTCGATCGAACTTTTACAGCAGCAGCAACTTTCACCACAGACCGTCGGTGCTGTGGTTGATCAAGTCCGCGATCAAGCGATTCAGCATCGGCTCAGCAATTGGTTAGGCCAGCACCGGTTTTATCCCGGCGTGATCGATCGACTGCAGCAGGTTGAGAATTTCGTCATTATCAGCACGAAGGAAGGCCGATTTATTCAGCAACTCCTGGCGGATGCGGGAATTGCGATCCAACCCAAGCAGTTGTTTGGGAAAGAACAAAAGCGCCCCAAATATGAGATTCTCCGGGAACTAAAGCACCAGTACCAATCAATTTGGTTCATTGAAGATCGTTGCAAAACCCTGCATAAAGTGATGCAGCAGGATGACTTAAATGATGTGGTGCTATTCCTCGCGGATTGGGGCTATAACCTTGCCGAGGAGCGCGATCAGGCAAATACATCCGATCGCTTACATTTGATTGGTCTAGAGCAATTTGCAGCGCCGTTTGAGCATTGGCTGTAG
- the ftsH2 gene encoding ATP-dependent zinc metalloprotease FtsH2, which produces MKPTWRNALLWALPAIVVGIFIWQSTMTPMANSNGGAAARNAASTRMTYGRFLEYLDNGRVKSVDIYDNGRTAVVEATDPELESRVQRLRVDLPGVAPELMTRLNKPNIALDVHPAQNNGAVWGLLGNLLFPVLLLAGLFLLFRRSNNMPGGPGQAMNFGKSKARFQMEAKTGVMFDDVAGIEEAKEELQEVVTFLKQPEKFTAVGARIPKGAMLVGPPGTGKTLLAKAIAGEAGVPFFSISGSEFVEMFVGVGASRVRDLFKKAKENSPCIIFIDEIDAVGRQRGAGIGGGNDEREQTLNQLLTEMDGFEGNSGIIIIAATNRVDVLDQALLRPGRFDRQVMVDVPDIKGRLEVLQVHARDKKLADEISLDAIARRTPGFSGADLANLLNEAAILTARRRKEAVTIAEIDDAVDRVVAGMEGTPLVDSKSKRLIAYHEIGHAIVGTLIKDHDPVQKVTLVPRGQAQGLTWFVPSEDQGLISRAQIKARITGALGGRAAEEAVFGDAEVTTGAGGDLQQVAGMARQMVTRYGMSDLGPLSLESQQGEVFLGRDWTTRSEYSEEIAARIDAQVRQIVEHCYDDARQIMRDHREVIDRLVDLLVERETIDGDELRQIVSEYADVPEKEQLQRI; this is translated from the coding sequence ATGAAACCGACCTGGAGAAATGCTTTATTGTGGGCCTTACCTGCCATCGTTGTAGGTATTTTCATCTGGCAGAGCACAATGACGCCAATGGCGAATAGTAATGGCGGCGCCGCCGCTCGTAATGCCGCGAGCACCCGTATGACCTACGGTCGCTTCCTGGAGTATTTGGACAACGGTCGCGTTAAGAGCGTTGATATTTACGATAATGGCCGGACGGCTGTGGTCGAAGCGACTGATCCCGAGCTAGAAAGCCGTGTTCAGCGTTTACGCGTTGATTTGCCAGGCGTTGCGCCGGAATTGATGACGCGCTTGAATAAGCCAAACATTGCACTTGACGTGCATCCCGCGCAAAACAATGGCGCTGTTTGGGGCCTGTTGGGTAACTTACTCTTCCCGGTCTTGTTGCTCGCCGGTCTATTCCTTTTATTCCGTCGCTCGAACAATATGCCTGGTGGGCCTGGGCAGGCCATGAACTTTGGTAAATCCAAGGCGCGCTTCCAAATGGAAGCTAAGACAGGCGTCATGTTTGACGATGTTGCAGGGATTGAAGAAGCGAAGGAAGAGCTACAAGAGGTTGTTACTTTCTTGAAGCAGCCGGAGAAATTCACTGCTGTTGGCGCCCGCATTCCAAAAGGCGCAATGCTAGTTGGTCCTCCGGGAACCGGTAAAACGCTGCTTGCTAAGGCAATTGCGGGTGAAGCTGGCGTACCGTTCTTCAGCATCTCTGGTTCGGAGTTCGTCGAAATGTTCGTGGGTGTGGGTGCTTCCCGTGTCCGTGACTTGTTCAAGAAGGCCAAAGAGAATTCGCCTTGCATCATCTTTATTGATGAGATTGACGCCGTCGGTCGTCAGCGTGGTGCTGGTATCGGTGGTGGTAATGATGAGCGTGAGCAGACACTCAACCAGCTCTTGACGGAGATGGACGGGTTTGAAGGCAATAGTGGGATTATTATCATCGCTGCGACAAACCGCGTCGATGTGCTGGATCAAGCCTTGCTACGTCCGGGCCGCTTTGACCGTCAGGTGATGGTTGATGTGCCGGATATCAAGGGTCGTCTGGAAGTTCTACAAGTCCATGCTCGCGATAAGAAGCTGGCGGATGAGATTTCCCTTGATGCGATCGCCCGTCGGACACCCGGTTTCTCTGGTGCAGATTTGGCGAACTTGTTGAATGAGGCCGCTATCCTCACTGCCCGTCGTCGCAAAGAAGCGGTGACGATTGCGGAAATTGATGATGCGGTTGACCGCGTTGTTGCGGGTATGGAAGGTACCCCATTGGTTGATAGCAAGAGCAAGCGCTTGATTGCTTATCATGAGATTGGTCACGCGATCGTTGGAACCCTGATCAAGGATCATGATCCAGTTCAGAAAGTCACTCTAGTGCCCCGTGGTCAGGCTCAAGGCTTGACATGGTTTGTACCTTCAGAAGATCAAGGTTTGATTTCTCGTGCCCAAATCAAAGCCCGGATTACTGGTGCTTTGGGTGGCCGTGCGGCGGAAGAAGCGGTCTTCGGTGATGCAGAAGTGACAACTGGCGCCGGTGGTGACTTGCAGCAAGTTGCTGGCATGGCCCGTCAGATGGTGACTCGCTACGGTATGTCGGATCTTGGTCCGTTGTCCCTTGAAAGTCAGCAAGGCGAAGTTTTCCTCGGTCGTGATTGGACAACTCGTTCGGAATATTCCGAAGAGATTGCAGCTCGCATTGATGCTCAGGTCCGTCAGATTGTGGAACATTGCTATGATGACGCACGTCAGATTATGCGTGACCATCGTGAAGTAATTGACCGCCTGGTTGATTTGCTCGTCGAACGTGAAACAATTGATGGCGATGAGCTACGGCAGATCGTTTCAGAATATGCCGATGTTCCTGAAAAGGAGCAGCTTCAGCGTATCTAA
- the gltX gene encoding glutamate--tRNA ligase, which produces MSVRVRIAPSPTGSLHIGTARTAVFNWLFARAQGGQFILRIEDTDLERSKPEHTENIMSGLKWLGLDWDEEPVYQTQRTGLYRPKIQQLLDQGLAYRAYDTPEELTVMREQQQARKQAPRYDNRHRNLTPEQIAAFEAEGRQAVIRFKIDDDRVISWTDMVRGKVTWKGSDLGGDMVIARATDPQEIGAPLYNFVVVVDDADMKISHVIRGEDHIGNTPKQILLYEALGETVPEFGHTPLILNERGAKLSKRDGVTSISDFQEKGYTAEGISNYMTLLGWSPVEGMEEIFSLEEAGKVFSFDRVNKAGAKFDWDKLNWINSQYLHAMPVGELTDKLVPYWQAAGYTFDALADRPWLEQITTVIGPSLATLPECVEMTRYLFVPEIEFTEEALSHLKKDGVIPALQAVLERLPDGAVDEDGAKAIISDVVKAQGVKKGLVMKSLRAGLTHSLKGPDLMQSILLLTQKGWAKQRLTKAIAQG; this is translated from the coding sequence ATGTCCGTTCGAGTTCGCATCGCGCCTAGCCCCACTGGTAGTCTCCACATTGGTACCGCTCGTACGGCGGTGTTTAATTGGCTATTTGCCCGCGCCCAAGGCGGTCAATTTATTCTGCGCATTGAAGATACTGACCTCGAACGTTCCAAGCCGGAACATACGGAAAACATCATGTCCGGCCTCAAGTGGCTCGGTCTTGATTGGGACGAGGAGCCGGTTTATCAAACCCAACGGACTGGCCTATATCGCCCAAAAATTCAGCAACTATTAGATCAAGGCTTAGCTTATCGGGCCTATGATACGCCGGAAGAATTGACGGTAATGCGTGAACAGCAGCAAGCTCGGAAGCAAGCCCCGCGTTACGATAACCGCCACCGCAATCTCACCCCGGAGCAAATTGCCGCCTTTGAAGCCGAAGGTCGCCAAGCAGTGATCCGGTTCAAGATTGATGACGATCGGGTGATTTCTTGGACTGATATGGTGCGTGGCAAAGTTACCTGGAAAGGCAGTGACCTGGGCGGTGATATGGTTATCGCCCGCGCCACTGACCCACAAGAAATCGGCGCACCGCTCTATAACTTTGTGGTTGTGGTCGATGACGCGGATATGAAAATTAGCCATGTGATTCGGGGTGAAGACCATATTGGTAATACACCAAAGCAAATCCTGCTCTACGAAGCCCTTGGCGAAACTGTCCCAGAATTTGGGCATACACCGCTGATTTTGAATGAACGCGGGGCCAAGCTCTCTAAACGTGATGGTGTTACTTCAATTTCTGACTTTCAGGAAAAGGGTTATACCGCTGAAGGGATCAGTAACTATATGACATTGCTGGGATGGTCTCCCGTCGAAGGCATGGAAGAAATTTTTAGCCTTGAAGAAGCAGGGAAGGTATTTAGCTTCGATCGAGTTAACAAAGCGGGCGCCAAATTTGACTGGGATAAACTCAACTGGATTAATAGCCAGTATCTGCATGCCATGCCCGTCGGTGAGTTGACTGATAAATTAGTGCCTTACTGGCAAGCTGCGGGTTATACCTTTGATGCGTTGGCTGATCGCCCTTGGCTGGAGCAAATCACGACGGTGATTGGACCAAGCCTCGCAACTTTGCCAGAATGCGTTGAAATGACCCGCTATCTCTTTGTGCCGGAAATTGAGTTTACCGAAGAGGCTCTCAGCCACCTGAAAAAAGATGGCGTTATCCCGGCTTTGCAGGCTGTGCTGGAAAGATTACCCGACGGTGCCGTTGATGAAGATGGAGCCAAAGCAATTATTAGTGATGTTGTTAAAGCCCAAGGTGTGAAGAAGGGCTTAGTGATGAAATCACTGCGGGCTGGACTAACGCACTCGCTCAAAGGCCCCGATCTGATGCAGTCAATTCTGCTGCTGACCCAGAAAGGCTGGGCCAAGCAACGGTTGACTAAGGCGATCGCGCAGGGGTGA
- a CDS encoding alpha/beta hydrolase has translation MHNQPYFSGFAPLPTGSDRWLMSDAQPHYLNPDADTLVICIHGFTGTTYEVYPAAQAIAQQGYAAVSPLLPGHGYKDLAEQKQQFARITKDGMLMAMRSEIRQARQKHQRVGLFGFSMGGAIALTMAAEGLVDAVAVAAPALQLPTRAEVLIPLLSGAKFFLDAPTQVDFPTSNYKFHHSRALRTLWQLARHGRKQLPKIQCPVFAVHSENDPTIPATVLPLMQQKIPTKIQTAWFNDSGHIMLRDVSGAEVAAAIAAFFTMEFGNTTAILN, from the coding sequence ATGCACAATCAGCCTTATTTTTCGGGATTTGCGCCATTGCCGACGGGGAGCGATCGCTGGTTGATGTCCGATGCACAACCGCATTACCTGAATCCAGACGCGGATACGCTCGTCATTTGCATTCATGGGTTTACCGGTACGACCTATGAGGTTTATCCCGCCGCGCAGGCGATCGCGCAGCAAGGATATGCCGCTGTTAGTCCCCTCTTGCCCGGTCATGGTTACAAAGATCTCGCTGAACAAAAACAGCAGTTTGCCAGGATTACGAAGGACGGCATGCTGATGGCTATGCGATCGGAAATTCGCCAGGCGCGGCAAAAACACCAGCGTGTGGGACTTTTTGGGTTTTCGATGGGTGGGGCAATCGCCCTCACAATGGCCGCTGAGGGCTTAGTCGATGCAGTCGCAGTCGCGGCCCCCGCACTGCAACTGCCAACGCGCGCCGAAGTCTTAATTCCACTCTTAAGTGGCGCGAAGTTTTTCCTTGATGCCCCAACCCAAGTTGATTTTCCGACTTCGAATTATAAATTTCATCACTCCCGCGCCCTAAGAACGCTCTGGCAACTGGCGCGACACGGACGAAAACAGCTGCCGAAGATTCAATGTCCCGTTTTTGCGGTGCATTCAGAAAATGACCCCACTATTCCGGCAACGGTCCTCCCACTGATGCAGCAAAAGATTCCGACTAAAATTCAAACGGCTTGGTTCAATGACTCCGGCCACATTATGTTGCGGGATGTGAGTGGGGCGGAAGTTGCGGCGGCGATCGCGGCTT